A single region of the Thermodesulfobacteriota bacterium genome encodes:
- a CDS encoding SufD family Fe-S cluster assembly protein — translation MRKMQKIEEKAKKALKKKAAYGEDIELEKFVRQAEPVSYADLDPEEQKRLHQTGLDLSNQGHSGAFFQSDCSVVHCQSTYKGLEVLPIKEAIQDPEKIKDYCWQAVSVDTDKYTAASELDLDNGYFIRALPGEKVIYPVQACLYIRKEKFAQHLHNIIIAEEGSELHIITGCATSPHLVSGLHIGVSEFYIKKGAKLTFTMIHNWGEDVYVRPRSGVIVEEDGVFISNYISLGPVRSLQTYPSATLAGRGALARFNSILVAPPGSELDIGAKVTLKAPEARAEIISRAISTGGKIIARGLLVGEVPGIKAHLECKGLILSEKGIIRAIPELEGQASGVDMSHEAAVGKIAQEEIEYLMARGLSEEEATSTIVRGFLNVQIDGLPAELQAEIEAAVKESEKALI, via the coding sequence ATGCGCAAGATGCAGAAGATAGAAGAGAAGGCAAAAAAGGCCCTGAAGAAAAAAGCCGCTTACGGGGAAGACATAGAACTGGAAAAATTTGTCAGGCAGGCCGAGCCTGTTTCTTATGCTGATCTTGACCCGGAAGAGCAAAAAAGACTGCATCAGACCGGTCTCGACTTGAGTAACCAAGGACATTCAGGCGCGTTTTTTCAATCAGATTGTTCTGTTGTCCACTGTCAGTCAACTTATAAGGGACTGGAGGTGTTGCCTATTAAAGAGGCCATCCAGGACCCTGAAAAAATCAAAGATTACTGCTGGCAGGCCGTAAGTGTCGATACAGACAAATATACGGCAGCCTCGGAACTTGACCTGGACAACGGGTACTTTATCCGCGCCCTTCCCGGAGAAAAGGTCATTTATCCGGTGCAGGCCTGTCTCTATATCCGCAAAGAAAAATTCGCCCAGCATCTGCACAACATCATCATAGCCGAAGAAGGCTCCGAACTGCACATCATCACCGGCTGCGCTACCTCTCCTCATCTGGTCTCCGGCCTGCATATCGGCGTATCTGAATTTTACATCAAAAAAGGGGCCAAGCTCACTTTCACCATGATCCATAACTGGGGCGAGGACGTCTATGTACGCCCCCGCTCCGGCGTCATCGTCGAAGAAGACGGCGTCTTTATTTCTAATTACATCTCGCTCGGGCCGGTCAGGTCCCTGCAGACCTATCCCTCGGCCACTCTGGCCGGCCGGGGGGCTCTAGCCCGTTTTAATTCCATACTGGTAGCGCCGCCGGGCAGCGAACTCGATATCGGGGCCAAAGTCACGTTAAAGGCGCCCGAAGCAAGGGCCGAGATTATCTCGCGGGCTATATCCACTGGCGGAAAAATTATTGCGCGTGGCCTTCTGGTGGGTGAAGTGCCCGGCATAAAGGCGCATCTGGAATGCAAGGGACTGATACTATCTGAAAAAGGGATCATCCGGGCCATACCTGAACTGGAGGGTCAGGCCTCCGGCGTCGATATGTCGCACGAAGCGGCAGTAGGAAAGATCGCTCAGGAAGAGATTGAGTATCTCATGGCCAGAGGACTAAGCGAAGAAGAGGCTACTTCCACTATTGTCCGGGGATTCCTGAACGTCCAGATAGACGGGTTACCCGCGGAATTGCAGGCTGAGATAGAGGCCGCTGTTAAAGAAAGCGAAAAGGCTTTGATCTGA
- the murJ gene encoding murein biosynthesis integral membrane protein MurJ, whose protein sequence is MSKEKSTFEIRNPRSKETDTAQIARSAGSVSVAVFASRILGLIREQVLAGLFGAGYFIDAYVVAFRIPNLLRDLFAEGALSSAFVTVFTDYDQKKGPKETWRLANNVLTSLFIIVGALTLIGIFFAGDIIMLMAPDFSRIPGKIALTRDMTVIMFPFFILVSLAAAVMGMLNTKGYFFIPAMSSAFFNLGSIVSGVILAFVFPRFGQPAIVGMAVGTLIGGFLQLAIQLPSLHKVGFHLSPLLSFRDEGLRRVIKLMIPAIIGLSATQLNIFINTYFAASCEQGSVSWLNYAFRLMQFPIGVFGVAISIATLPVVSRHASNKDLTQLKGAYLSALVMAFALTIPASCGLVILAKPIIKLIFEHGRFTGYDTLHTAEALSFYAIGLFAYAAVKIIVPVFYALDDTKYPVIASFMAVVVNILVITMTIDSFQHKAIAFSTSITMILNFVFLSLILYRKVEGYDLGYLFKSLAKVLMASAAMGLIVYYVHGWLEGIWGHGLHAEFFSLSITIAFAGFSYFFLLYALRLKEWRVLAEKFVKRSRM, encoded by the coding sequence ATGTCAAAGGAAAAGTCAACATTCGAAATCCGAAATCCGAGATCAAAAGAGACGGATACGGCCCAGATAGCCCGTTCGGCCGGATCGGTCAGCGTGGCGGTCTTTGCCAGCCGCATCCTGGGCCTTATACGGGAACAGGTCCTGGCGGGCCTTTTCGGGGCCGGTTATTTCATCGATGCCTATGTCGTGGCCTTCCGCATCCCCAACCTTCTGCGCGATCTCTTTGCCGAAGGCGCATTAAGCTCGGCCTTTGTCACCGTCTTTACCGACTATGACCAGAAAAAAGGCCCTAAGGAGACCTGGAGGCTGGCCAACAACGTCCTGACCTCCCTTTTTATTATCGTAGGCGCCTTGACCTTAATCGGTATATTTTTTGCCGGGGACATCATAATGCTGATGGCCCCTGATTTTTCCAGGATACCGGGGAAAATTGCCCTGACCAGGGACATGACCGTCATTATGTTCCCGTTCTTTATTCTGGTCTCGCTTGCTGCGGCGGTGATGGGCATGCTTAACACCAAGGGGTATTTTTTTATCCCGGCCATGTCCTCTGCCTTTTTTAACCTGGGATCCATTGTCAGCGGCGTTATCCTGGCCTTTGTTTTTCCTCGTTTCGGTCAGCCTGCTATCGTGGGCATGGCCGTAGGCACACTTATAGGAGGCTTCCTGCAGCTCGCCATACAGCTGCCGTCCCTCCATAAGGTGGGTTTTCACCTGAGCCCCCTGCTTTCTTTTCGGGACGAAGGCCTGCGCCGGGTAATTAAGCTGATGATCCCGGCTATTATCGGACTTTCCGCCACCCAGCTTAATATCTTTATAAATACCTACTTTGCGGCCAGTTGTGAGCAAGGGAGTGTCTCCTGGCTTAATTACGCCTTCCGCCTGATGCAGTTTCCGATTGGAGTCTTTGGAGTGGCTATTTCCATTGCCACGCTGCCGGTGGTTTCGCGCCATGCCTCCAATAAAGACTTAACTCAGCTTAAAGGCGCTTATCTTTCTGCTCTGGTCATGGCCTTTGCCCTGACCATACCGGCATCCTGCGGGCTGGTAATACTCGCCAAGCCGATAATAAAGTTAATCTTCGAGCACGGGCGTTTCACCGGTTATGATACCCTGCACACGGCGGAGGCATTATCTTTTTACGCTATCGGTCTTTTTGCCTATGCCGCAGTAAAGATCATTGTCCCGGTCTTTTACGCCCTGGACGATACAAAGTACCCGGTTATAGCGAGTTTTATGGCCGTAGTGGTCAATATCCTGGTGATTACTATGACTATAGACAGCTTTCAGCACAAGGCCATCGCCTTCTCCACATCAATCACCATGATCTTGAACTTTGTATTTCTAAGCCTTATCCTGTATCGAAAGGTAGAAGGCTATGACCTGGGCTATCTTTTTAAGTCTCTGGCCAAGGTGCTTATGGCCTCGGCGGCTATGGGCCTGATCGTATATTATGTACACGGGTGGCTTGAAGGCATCTGGGGACATGGCCTCCATGCAGAGTTTTTCTCCCTTTCGATTACTATAGCCTTTGCCGGGTTTTCATATTTCTTTTTACTTTATGCCTTGAGATTAAAGGAATGGCGGGTTTTGGCCGAAAAATTTGTTAAGCGGTCTAGAATGTGA